One window from the genome of Rhinolophus ferrumequinum isolate MPI-CBG mRhiFer1 chromosome 22, mRhiFer1_v1.p, whole genome shotgun sequence encodes:
- the ARMH2 gene encoding armadillo-like helical domain-containing protein 2, translating into MAKTRVYYVQFWTQIYQYFVGLYQCLQRFWSVTVKGLFIKKEEEHIPPAESIFHKEKIVVLGHMLKNKSLAIEKRAQAAYRIGLLTFTGGPTAGKFAAEYMKEVAHLLQNHNMAPKIKIPLLQSVACWCYLNPVNQKRAKHLEFIPILTGIFDNRLESTIKSEINNHLLVKFWTCYVLSVMTCNNLSCVQELKDCNTLKYHLQMLASENWSGWPENFAEVLYFLIGFHRN; encoded by the exons ATGGCCAAGACCCGTGTTTATTATGTGCAATTTTGGACTCAGATTTATCAGTATTTTGTGGGGCTGTATCAGTGCCTCCAGAGATTCTGGAGTGTCACTGTTAAGGGCCTTTTCattaagaaagaggaagaacatATCCCTCCAGCCGAGagtatttttcacaaagaaaaaattgTGGTACTTGGTCATATGTTGAAGAACAAATCTCTAGCCATTGAGAAGAGGGCTCAAGCCGCCTATAGAATCGGACTGTTGACCTTCACAG GAGGACCAACTGCTGGGAAATTTGCAGCTGAGTACATGAAAGAAGTAGCTCACTTGCTGCAAAATCACAATATggcaccaaaaataaaaatcccgCTGCTCCAGAGTGTAGCATGTTGGTGTTACTTAAACCCTGTCAACCAGAAAAGAGCAAAACATCTGGAGTTTATTCCCATTCTCACTGGTATTTTTGATAACAGACTTGAGTCTACCATCAAAAGTGAAATCAACAATCACCTCCTGGTTAAATTTTGGACTTGCTACGTCCTCTCTGTCATGACATGCAATAACTTGTCTTGCGTGCAGGAACTTAAAGACTGCAACACTTTAAAATACCATCTGCAGATGTTGGCTAGTGAGAATTGGTCTGGATGGCCTGAGAATTTTGCTGAGGTACTGTATTTCCTAATTGGTTTTCACAGGAATTAA
- the GMNN gene encoding geminin: MNPSMKQKQGIQENVKNSPIPRRTLKTIQPSATGSLVGRENELFKSLSKTKHWNDQLTSNTSSSGVVIVPEYSENKNPEGITQEAFDLMITENPSSQYWKEMAEKRRKALYEALKENEKLHKEIEQKDSEIARLKKENEELAEVAEHVQYMAEVIERLKGEPLDNFESPDSQEFDSEGEAGEDSEVEDLEIGTCAEEIVSSSTDAKPCI; the protein is encoded by the exons ATGAATCCCAGTATGAAGCAGAAACAAGGAATTCAAGAGAATGTAAAG AATAGTCCTATTCCAAGAAGAACTCTGAAGACGATTCAGCCTTCTGCCACTGGATCTCTTgtaggaagagaaaatgag TTGTTTAAAAGCTTGTCCAAAACGAAACATTGGAATGACCAGTTAACATCTAATACTTCAAGCTCTGGAGTTGTTATTGTCCCAGaatatagtgaaaataaaaatcctgaagGAATTACCCAAGAAGCGTTTGATCTTATGATTACag aaaatccaTCCTCTCAATATTGGAAAGAAATGGCAGAAAAACGGAGGAAGGCACTCTATGAAGcactgaaggaaaatgagaaa CTtcataaagaaattgaacaaaaggACAGTGAAATTGCCCGCCtaaaaaaggagaatgaagaaTTGGCAGAAGTAGCAGAACATGTACAGTATATGGCAGAGGTTATAGAG AGATTGAAAGGTGAACCTCTCGATAACTTCGAATCACCGGATAGTCAGGAATTTGATTCTGAAGGAGAAGCTGGTGAGGATTCTGAAGTGGAAGACTTGGAAATTGGTACATGTGCTGAAGAAATTGTATCTTCCTCTACAGATGCAAAACCATGTATATGA